The Cicer arietinum cultivar CDC Frontier isolate Library 1 chromosome 1, Cicar.CDCFrontier_v2.0, whole genome shotgun sequence genome contains the following window.
TAGAGGGAAATGAAAGagaagatttattttttattttaaattaaggaagttataaaatatttctacaaAAGAATTAAgtgaaattgaaatattatacaatgaattattatgttatttttcacattttttaaaatcacaaatatacactaaaatatatattatagttattattaataaaaatattaattaattaaaatagtttttaattatgattctattattttaaatctGGTTCAATTTTTGAAACACATGTCTATCCATTCTGAAACCAAATTTTCCGAATGCATGTACGTTTGCtctaaaaattaagttttaaacagtaaaaaaaaattgtgggaGATAGAACAAAGTGTATAAAAAGGTTTCTACATATCATTTGTAAAAATCTAAATTGAAATTGGGATTAAAACAATTTGTTGAAGGAGTCATGTTAATTCATTTACAGATTGTACACAAAACGTACGTACGCGTGGGAAATAGGGAAACAAACAAACAGAATACAATTAAGCTTGCACGCGCAAAATTTAATGTACCTTACGTTATTTCTAATTCTATATCTGTTAAACCTTACTTACCTTGTAAGAAAAAGAGctaaataaaattgagttaatTCAACAATGACTTGTTAATGGAAgttagtaatattaaatttgttaatagtttatattattttggcTCAACATCTCATATTTTCGATCACATTATTAATCCCcctaattaatttgtatttttttatggaaCTTAATTAATTTGTACTGAAGCTCATTACATCACCTTTTTTTTTCCAGTCCTTACAAGAGagagatgataaaataattaaagataataatttgactaaaaaaatatagtttatactagaaaatgaaacaaatgtcattaaaaaacacaaacaaaaatatcaaaatagtctTGTATAAATGAGGGAGTGTTTTCTATATAACCtcatacaaaaataaaacaatgaatAATTAGTAACTATATATGATATAACCTTACTTATCTAACAAGGCATGATTGAATTGACACAATCAACAACTATAGAAATTTGTTATGGCACTTGGATGAGCCATGATGAGGAATTGTGTCACCTTTGCAATCAATATCATGTCTTGTATGATCATGATCTCTAACTGATCTGTCATCTTCAATGCTAGATCTTTGAAGGTCATTTTGGCGCCTTGAAGCGCCCGATGGCGGAACTCGGTAGCCTTTGGGAAGGACATGAAACACTCTGTTCACAAAACATGGATTTTTGTTGTCATTGTTGACATCATAGTTATTGAGGTCCTTTTGGTTGAGGATTGTGAAAAGTGCAGCATATGCTATGAATATATTAGAGAGAAGAAACAATAGAAGAAGGGATGTTAGGATTTTAGGAGCCATGAAACAAATGCTTGTTTTCTTAATTTGCTGATTTTTGCTATGTTTGTTTTGTCAATATGGAAGGAGAGACATTGGTTTCGGTTTATATCGACAGGAAAAGTGTCAACctttgcaaataaattaatacaaaagacaacttaattaaatttgataacaGAGAAAGCACCAAAAAAAGACATGTCATTGCTATTAAAGACTGGTACATAGCTAcatattattattgtgtttgtaTCCTCATTAGATTTAGAGGGggaacatttatatttttaatagtcCTCATAGATGCTGCACTATACAGCAACTAAAAGAGAATTGTGATTTTGTATTACTAAGGAATAGGTGGTGCGAAATTAGACTTTGCATAAATATGACTCACCTTTTTCAAGAGTGATAATGAGGCATCAAGatgatgttgaaaaatgaacagtttaattaaacatttataggATAAATGCTTAGTATATGAACCAGATCGAAAGGCCTTGCCCAAAACCACATTTTTTATTGTACAGTAATAATACAACTATTGAGTAATAGTTATTTGATGCATATCCAAATATCTAGTAGGCATAATAGGTTACACTATATGTatccaattatacaaatacatatatatattggaAAACAAGCAATACTATGGACTAAATGGAGCTTAATTAGCCTGTGTTTTGCATGCCAGCAGCTATACCCTTCATAGTCAAAATAAGGGTGTCTTCAAGACCAGGAGCATACTCACTTTTTGGATTAAGTTTAACAAGTTCTGCTGCTGGCTTGCTTGATTCCATATAATCCTTTGACAAATGAGGCCTCATCTTCACATAGTCTGGATCGCGAATTTGCTTCAATGTGTAAGCTTGCAATACATTTAGGGTTGTGATATAAGAGTCTCGAAGGCGTAGTCTTTGCTTTAAGTAGGGATCTCCTTCGAGAAGATCCTTGTGCCCGGCAACCTACCGATAAGTAGAGCTCATCAGAACAAACTTTATTTCGCTACACCATGTAGCAGCCATAGAGGATCTATTtccaaatataaatttgattgtttcttaagaaaattttattcacttttagtctgaacatttaataaaaattgtgtgATTTTAGTTCTTCTTCAATATAGTATTAAGTAATACAAACTTTGCTTCTTTATATAAAAGATTTGTCTTgttttaatcaaaatatagaAACATCATGTATTATATCAACAAAGAAAAGTACAAGCATCCCAAATGGCAAGTTTCAAAGCAATTAGAATTACCTTGAGAAGAAAGCTCTTGGTTTCTTCAAATTTAGCCCGTAAACGCTCACCAAATGGACGCAGTGCTTTTGAAACTAAGAGTTTGTCATATAAGGCAGCAATCCCGGGGTCTCCTTTGGCGAAAACCATCTCAACCAAGTCAAGAGTGACCCTGAAGAAAGGCCATTGATTATACATATCTTGAAGCATTTGGAGATTCTTTGGATCTTTCTCAATTGCATGCTTGAATGCTTCTCCAAAGCCAAGCCATACAGGTAAATGAAACCTTGTTTGTGTCCAAGCAAAAATCCAAGGAATAGCGCGAAGAGATTCGATGCCTCCACTAGGCTTTCGTTTCGATGGACGGCTGCCAATGTTCATTCGTCCATATTCCAACTCAGGAGTCGCCTGCAATGGGCAAAAAAATTGCAATGTCATAAGTATTTTCATTAGTTCTGCGACTTCAAGTATAAGCATGTGATACTTACGCATCGAAAGTATTCAACAAAATGAGGTTCTTGGAAAACAATGGAGCGATATTCCTTGGTTGCAATGACAGCCATCTCATCCAAAAGGGCACGCCATTCAGGTTTAGGCGACACAGGAGGATGCATTCCATGCTCAAGTGTAGCAGCAGTGAAACGCTGAAGTGTTCTAAAGCACAAGTGCTCCTCTCCAAATGACTGTTCAATAACTTCACCTTGAACAGTTACCCGAAGTGAGCCATGAATAGTATCCGGTGGCTGAGACAATATAGCAAGATGAGTAGGACCTCCTCCTCTTCCAACTGTCCCTCCTCGGCCGTGGAACATTGTTAGCTTAACACCAAACTCCTTTGCTACATTTATGAGTTCCTCTTGAGCCTTGTATAGTGCCCAAGCTGCTGAAAGACGGCCCGCATCTTTTCCTGAGTCTGAGTATCCTATCATAACTTCTTGCTTACCATCAATGCGGTTTCTGTACCAATCTATCGAGAAAAGCCGCGCTACTGCAGCTGGAGCAGACTCAAGATCAGCAAGCTTTTCAAACAGTGGAACAACTCTTAAAGGCTGCTTCACATGACATTCGCGTTGTAAAAGCTCGACAGCAAGCACATCAGATGGAGATGTTGCCATCGAGATTATATAAGCGCCAAAGTTGTCCGAAGGAAGTTCTGAAATGACACGGAAGGTTTCTAAAACATCAGCAATTTCTTCTGTTTTAGGAAGGTCGTGGCCAAATAGAGGCCGCTTTCCACTAAGCTCGGATAAGAGCCATTCCTGCCTGCTTTCCTCTGACCATTCTCGGTATGATCCAATCTCCAAGTGTTTTGTAATTGCATCCATAACATCAGTGTGTCTGTCCGACTCTTGGCGAATATCGAGCCTTACAAGTGAAAGTCCAAATGTAGAAACTTGACGCAAGAAATCGAGTAGGCTTCCATCTGCTATTGGTCGGTCACCGCATGCACAAAGTGATCTATAACAGAGTTCAAGAGGCTCCAGAAACTACAAGGAAAAAAGTGCAAGTTAGagaccttcaacatatataTCTGGTAATATCCAAAGTTGTCAATCGCAGATTGCAGAAATAACAGTCTTTTTAAATTCTACTATACTACATCGCTATAGCGAGGATTGGGCTATTGCGAGGATAATACCTGCTCAACATTTGTGAAGGTTGTCTCTTCAGGGATGTCAGAGGTCCCATTAGCTAATAACTGGCGAGCACGTTCGCGTGTATTATACAGTTTGTCCCTCACGAATCCAAGAATGACACGATATGGCTCATTTGGAGGAATCTGTTTCCAAAACTCTGcaacattttaaatttgtttcagCTGTGCCGATCTGAGATTTTGTTAAGCattgtaaattataataatgatgtcAAAAGTGTGCAATTTGGAGTACCAATATAATGTTTTGCGTCTCTCTTTGAGGATCTATGAAGCTCATGAGCTCTAACACGAAGATCGTCGTTGCAGCGCCACATAGACAGCTGCAAAAGCAGACAAAAGCAAGTATTTAAGAATCACAAACTTAATgcttaatgaaaatttattatcatgaCATTAGTCTTGCATATATGATACCTCAAACATGAGATCCTCTATCTGAGAGAAGTACAAATTAGCAGCCATCATTCGAGCGAGCAAACACACATCCCTTGTAACTTCAGGGGTTACCCTAGGATTACCTGTAATGCATATTAGAATTGTAAACTCGTAAGGGTTTGAGTTTTAACTCGACAGTTTAACGAGTATGATTGTGCTCATGtgttaatttcttaaaaaaaaaaaaatgtaccgTCACGATCTCCTCCCATCCAAGAAGAGAATTGGATAACAGGAGCATTATATGGGATACGTTCATTTATTCCAATGTTCTTTAGAGCTGTATCAACCCGACGCAAAAACTTCGGCACTCCTTTCCAAATTGTCTCATGAAAGTNNNNNNNNNNNNNNNNNNNNNNNNNNNNNNNNNNNNNNNNNNNNNNNNNNNNNNNNNNNNNNNNNNNNNNNNNNNNNNNNNNNNNNNNNNNNNNNNNNNNNNNNNNNNNNNNNNNNNNNNNNNNNNNNNNNNNNNNNNNNNNNNNNNNNNNNNNNNNNNNNNNNNNNNNNNNNNNNNNNNNNNNNNNNNNNNNNNNNNNNNNNNNNNNNNNNNNNNNNNNNNNNNNNNNNNNNNNNNNNNNNNNNNNNNNNNNNNNNNNNNNNNNNNNNNNNNNNNNNNNNNNNNNNNNNNNNNNNNNNNNNNNNNNNNNNNNNNNNNNNNNNNNNNNNNNNNNNNNNNNNNNNNNNNNNNNNNNNNNNNNNNNNNNNNNNNNNNNNNNNNNNNNNNNNNNNNNNNNNNNNNNNNNNNNNNNNNNNNNNNNNNNNNNNNNNNNNNNNNNNNNNNNNNNNNNNNNNNNNNNNNNNNNNNNNNNNNNNNNNNNNNNNNNNNNNNNNNNNNNNNNNNNNNNNNNNNNNNNNNNNNNNNNNNNNNNNNNNNNNNNNNNNNNNNNNNNNNNNNNNNNNNNNNNNNNNNNNNNNNNNNNNNNNNNNNNNNNNNNNNNNNNNNNNNNNNNNNNNNNNNNNNNNNNNNNNNNNNNNNNNNNNNNNNNNNNNNNNNNNNNNNNNNNNNNNNNNNNNNNNNNNNNNNNNNNNNNNNNNNNNNNNNNNNNNNNNNNNNNNNNNNNNNNNNNNNNNNNNNNNNNNNNNNNNNNNNNNNNNNNNNNNNNNNNNNNNNNNNNNNNNNNNNNNNNNNNNNNNNNNNNNNNNNNNNNNNNNNNNNNNNNNNNNNNNNNNNNNNNNNNNNNNNNNNNNNNNNNNNNNNNNNNNCTCATCTTGTGGTGTAGGAGGAGTCCTTCGAATTTCATCTGTGCGAAATGCAGCTTGAATCTGTGCATGAGCTAACTTCATTAGAGCTTTAGATTTAGTGtaaaaaatttctataaaattctAACCACAAATCTATAACCTCGTCATTTGAATGGAAAATAGGTGAATAATGACATCATATATTGAAATAAGGAATTAAGCCTGCACCTCTCTCTGTAAAGCCTCATCAAGTTCCTGCTTATCATCTGGTGTTATGTCTTTAGCATACAACTGTGTTAAGCAATTCCTTATCCTGCAAATGAAAACAATGATTATTAACAGAAAGACTAATCCTTAGTGCAGAAATTGCCACAATTCCATAAATAGTATGAATTATGACCTACAATTACAGGTCGTCCATTGCTTTCCAGTTTCCAGTTTCAAGTGCGCCTAAATGCTAAAACCAATGGACCACCATAACACCACTAAGTTATAACAGACAAATATTGACTAATGTAATGGACAAACCTTCCATGCTTTTGAAGCAAAGATCTCCTAATAGACTGAGTAGGATGAGCAGTTAAGACCAAATCTACAGTTTGATTTTTCAAAGCATCAAAGACTTCTTCAGGAGTCTTCTTCAGTTCAGTCACAAGCCTCTTCAAAGTTTCTTCAATATCTGACTCAGTTATAGCAGAATTTTCATCAGCAAAATCACCCTTCTTCAATAACTTGATCCTTCTCCTATATGCAATTTGAACTTCCTCAGCCAAGTTTGCCAAATTAAGCATGTGAGAAAATGATTTGGATATGACAATAGAATCTCCAGCATCAAGACCAGTCAACATATTCCCAAGTTCCTCCAACTTCTCAGACTCATGATTCCCTTCATACTCTGCTGATAGCTCATAACAATCTTGAACCTATCAAGCATCAAATTATACCAAAACTCTTAGCCACAAGTTCATAcatcaaaatatcattaaaacatAGCAAACTTattacatgatttttttttgtcttaacctTCTAATACCAAATAAATGGTCCTGATAATCCAGAGTCATGAGTTCTGGTGGGAGGTAAATAAAATCTGACTAATATTATTCTAGCCcgaatttatttacttaaagcAATATTATGCATTTCACCAAAAATAGAATCCTTAACACACAAAGGGTCAAAATAAGAAGAGACAGATAAAGAACACACATTCAAGTCccatttttgaaaataatattaattaattaatttcatccaAGACCAAAAACAGTTTctttacaataaaaattgaagtgGGGTTTCAGTAATATGTTAACATTGAGCtaaaaatataatcttttttcataagcataataaaagaaattaagcagtaaattgaaagaaagaaagaaaattacaGTTTGTCTGATATCTTGTCCATGCAAATCCTGAAGAATGTCAAGGAAACGATCCAACAACAAAGCATCATACTCCACAAGTTTGTCATCATCAGAAACTTTTCTTGGTGCCAATAATCTCAGCTGAGCATCAATTGAAGCCATCTTCTCAATGTTTCGAGTAGCCATCTTTTCTATATTCTGTGTTTTCTCACTCACTCAATTCATGCAAGATGAAtaagaaataagaaaaatagtatatataaataaataaaacttgtGTTACTCACTAGCTAGAACTAGAACAAGAAGAAgaattcaattatattattatgaaaataagaaaaaagttgaaaattttagaGACAAAAATCTCGTGAATACCCAGATAAAAAATCTAGTTATTTTGACAGACAGATGAAAAATCTAGTTGGTTC
Protein-coding sequences here:
- the LOC101500264 gene encoding phosphoenolpyruvate carboxylase 2-like, with amino-acid sequence MATRNIEKMASIDAQLRLLAPRKVSDDDKLVEYDALLLDRFLDILQDLHGQDIRQTVQDCYELSAEYEGNHESEKLEELGNMLTGLDAGDSIVISKSFSHMLNLANLAEEVQIAYRRRIKLLKKGDFADENSAITESDIEETLKRLVTELKKTPEEVFDALKNQTVDLVLTAHPTQSIRRSLLQKHGRIRNCLTQLYAKDITPDDKQELDEALQREIQAAFRTDEIRRTPPTPQDEXXXXXXXFHETIWKGVPKFLRRVDTALKNIGINERIPYNAPVIQFSSWMGGDRDGNPRVTPEVTRDVCLLARMMAANLYFSQIEDLMFELSMWRCNDDLRVRAHELHRSSKRDAKHYIEFWKQIPPNEPYRVILGFVRDKLYNTRERARQLLANGTSDIPEETTFTNVEQFLEPLELCYRSLCACGDRPIADGSLLDFLRQVSTFGLSLVRLDIRQESDRHTDVMDAITKHLEIGSYREWSEESRQEWLLSELSGKRPLFGHDLPKTEEIADVLETFRVISELPSDNFGAYIISMATSPSDVLAVELLQRECHVKQPLRVVPLFEKLADLESAPAAVARLFSIDWYRNRIDGKQEVMIGYSDSGKDAGRLSAAWALYKAQEELINVAKEFGVKLTMFHGRGGTVGRGGGPTHLAILSQPPDTIHGSLRVTVQGEVIEQSFGEEHLCFRTLQRFTAATLEHGMHPPVSPKPEWRALLDEMAVIATKEYRSIVFQEPHFVEYFRCATPELEYGRMNIGSRPSKRKPSGGIESLRAIPWIFAWTQTRFHLPVWLGFGEAFKHAIEKDPKNLQMLQDMYNQWPFFRVTLDLVEMVFAKGDPGIAALYDKLLVSKALRPFGERLRAKFEETKSFLLKVAGHKDLLEGDPYLKQRLRLRDSYITTLNVLQAYTLKQIRDPDYVKMRPHLSKDYMESSKPAAELVKLNPKSEYAPGLEDTLILTMKGIAAGMQNTG